Proteins encoded in a region of the Mycobacterium sp. 050128 genome:
- the eccA gene encoding type VII secretion AAA-ATPase EccA, which translates to MTGIEAETPARSAFRRGLLASGIGVGGLVPSHNQQVAAEMFRTVTRAEPGVCDGWMGRVLAGEDTVEVLAGAWAAAETFGWEIRRLGVLGADFRPMVFDGLFLQLPIGSVDALRCAYATVLIREVNYSQADELLSATAKPTDPFDADMHTYACGLLHFRTQRWTDVLRLFPIEKRWYRPEYDCAAAAMATTALASLGVFEDAFRRGEKAAGDDRVPQAATVTLYTQAMCLRHLGREDEAAQLLRRVYSRDPKFTPAREAMDDATRRLVLTDPETIEARTDPWDPQSAPSRLETETARDAEKASEYLAEGQAELDAMLGMQTAKREIKRIRSTTKVNLARTKVGLRVPVTSRHTLLLGPPGTGKTSVARSFTKQLCGLKVLRKPLVVETSRAKLLGRYMADAEKNTEEMLEGALGGAVFFDEMHTLHERGYSTGDPYGNAIINTLLLYMENNRDELVVFGAGYAKATERMLEVNQGLRRRFSTVIEFHSYTPAELIELTKLMVGEDEDVTTDEAVEVLRPDFERFYADETLTPEGDLIRGIDVLGNAGFVRNVVEKARDHRNDRLDTAELDDLLASDDVEVTEEQLLRLRELTREDLAEGLRAAVSEKRSE; encoded by the coding sequence ATGACAGGAATTGAGGCAGAAACCCCGGCCCGCAGCGCGTTTCGCCGCGGGTTATTGGCGTCGGGCATTGGTGTGGGCGGTCTGGTGCCCAGCCACAACCAGCAAGTGGCCGCCGAGATGTTTCGCACGGTCACCCGCGCCGAACCAGGCGTGTGCGACGGCTGGATGGGTCGCGTCCTAGCCGGTGAGGACACGGTGGAGGTCCTGGCCGGGGCCTGGGCGGCCGCGGAGACCTTCGGCTGGGAGATCCGCCGCCTCGGGGTGCTGGGCGCGGACTTTCGCCCAATGGTCTTCGACGGCCTGTTCTTGCAGCTACCGATCGGGTCGGTAGATGCGCTGCGCTGCGCGTACGCGACCGTGCTGATCCGCGAAGTCAACTACAGCCAAGCCGACGAGTTACTGAGCGCGACAGCCAAGCCGACCGACCCCTTCGACGCCGACATGCACACCTACGCCTGCGGGCTGCTGCACTTCCGCACGCAACGCTGGACCGATGTGTTGCGACTGTTTCCGATCGAGAAGCGTTGGTATAGACCCGAATACGACTGCGCGGCCGCCGCGATGGCCACCACGGCGCTGGCGTCGCTTGGGGTGTTCGAGGATGCGTTTCGCCGCGGCGAGAAAGCCGCAGGCGATGACCGCGTGCCCCAAGCCGCCACAGTGACGCTCTACACCCAAGCGATGTGCCTTCGACACTTGGGCCGCGAGGACGAGGCCGCCCAGCTGCTGCGCCGGGTGTATTCACGTGACCCGAAATTCACGCCGGCCCGCGAAGCGATGGACGACGCGACCCGGCGCCTGGTGCTGACCGACCCCGAAACGATCGAGGCACGCACCGACCCGTGGGATCCGCAAAGCGCCCCGAGCCGACTCGAGACCGAAACGGCCCGCGACGCCGAGAAGGCGTCGGAGTATTTGGCCGAGGGTCAAGCCGAGCTGGATGCGATGCTGGGCATGCAGACAGCCAAACGCGAAATCAAACGCATCCGCTCCACCACGAAGGTTAACCTGGCCCGCACCAAAGTGGGGTTGCGGGTACCGGTGACCTCTCGCCACACGCTGCTGCTAGGTCCGCCCGGTACCGGAAAGACTTCGGTGGCAAGGTCTTTCACCAAGCAACTGTGCGGGCTCAAGGTGCTGCGTAAGCCGCTGGTGGTGGAGACCAGCCGCGCCAAACTGTTGGGCCGCTACATGGCGGATGCGGAAAAGAACACCGAAGAAATGCTCGAAGGGGCCCTCGGTGGGGCGGTGTTTTTCGACGAGATGCACACCCTGCACGAGCGCGGCTACTCCACCGGCGACCCGTATGGCAACGCGATCATCAACACGCTGCTGCTGTATATGGAGAATAACCGCGACGAGCTGGTGGTGTTCGGCGCCGGCTACGCCAAGGCCACCGAGCGGATGCTGGAAGTCAATCAGGGTCTGCGCCGGCGGTTTTCGACTGTGATCGAGTTCCACAGTTACACTCCGGCAGAGCTGATCGAGCTTACTAAGCTGATGGTGGGCGAAGATGAGGACGTGACCACCGATGAGGCCGTCGAGGTGTTGCGCCCGGATTTTGAGAGGTTCTACGCCGACGAAACCCTCACTCCCGAAGGCGATTTGATCCGCGGTATTGATGTGTTGGGTAACGCCGGGTTTGTGCGCAACGTGGTCGAAAAGGCGCGCGATCACCGCAATGATCGCCTCGATACCGCCGAGCTCGATGATCTGCTGGCCAGCGACGACGTCGAAGTCACTGAGGAGCAGCTGCTGCGGCTGCGTGAACTCACACGCGAGGACCTCGCTGAGGGTTTGCGGGCGGCGGTGTCCGAGAAACGCTCCGAATAA